A stretch of DNA from Amylolactobacillus amylophilus DSM 20533 = JCM 1125:
CCATCCCAAGCAAAGGCAAGCATTTTTTTCAAAGGATATTTTGATTCACCAGCAAGTCTTGGTGTTCTTTTGTAGTAAACTTTTACACTTTTATATCCAAGCATTGGAATTATTCCACGTAAAAACAAATTTCTTTCTTTATATTCAAGTAGTGTCTCCACAGCCCTCTTACTCATTAGTCTAAAATCTGCATGATTAGGTACGACCTTAACACCAAGAATATTCAATATACGATAGTATCCCTGGGCGGTAGTTCTCTTAAACCACGTGTCTTGCTCACGATTATTTCGGACACCATAGACAACTTCGTTACCTTCGTTAAATCGATCAACCATTATTTTGATGACATTAGGGTTGTCTTGTAAATCTGCATCGATGGTTACAATCATATCGGACGTTTCAATTGCTTCACTCATTCCAGCCACTAAAGCATCTTGGTGGCCAAAATTTCTGCTGAATTTAATTCCAGTAAAACGGTAATTTTCAGAATTTAACTCTCTTAGTATTTCCCAAGTATTATCTTTAGATCCATCATCAACGACTAAAATATTTGAATCTTCTGCTATTTTACTTTCGCTGATTAAGTCATCTTCAATTTGAAGAAGTGTGACCAAAGTTGTCTTCAGAACTTCCTGTTCATTGAAGGCAGGTATAACAATTGTCAGTTTATTCATAAATATCTTCTTCTCCACCATTATAAACAAATCATACTACACTTAAGCTACTAAACTAAAGACAAATTTATATTTAAGTAATTTAAAAGGTGTGTCAAAAACCTTGTGTAAACATAACAGCCGATTATGATAAACTTAATTTATTAACGTGGAGGAAATATTTTAATGACACAAAAAGTTTCAATAATAGTTCCCTGCTATAATGAACAAGAAAGCGTGCCGCTATTTTACACCGCCATCAGTAAGGTTTTTTCCAACATAGACTACGAAATAGAACTGCTCTATGTTGATGATGGCTCAAGTGACGACACCCTTAATTCGATACGCAAGGTTCAGAAATTAGACCCAGACCACGTTCATTATCTGACCTTTTCACGCAACTTCGGTAAAGAGGCTGCGATGTATGCAGGGTTACAGAACGTGACTGGTGACTATGTAGGAATTATGGATGTTGACCTACAAGATCCACCAGAATTGATTCCGAAAATGCTCGCAGAAATTGAAAACAACAACTATGATGTTGTCGGTTCACGCCGGGTTACTCGTGCTGGCGAACCAAAGATTCGTTCATTTTTTGCCAGAATGTTCTACAAACTAATCAACAAAATATCCGAAACCGAGATTGTTGATGGCGCGCGTGATTTCCGGATTATGACAAGGCAAGTTGTCAACTCCATCCTCACTGTGACTGAGTATAATCGTTTCTCGAAAGGTATTTTTTCTTGGGTTGGTTACAAAACCAAGTACCTAGAATATGAGAACCGTGACCGCGTAGCCGGTGAAACCAGTTGGTCCTTCTGGAAATTACTCCAGTATTCGATCGATGGAATTATTTCCTTCTCAGAAGCACCCCTCTCAATTGCAGTATGGGTCGGTCTTGCAACATCAATTGGATCTTTGGTTGCAATATTTATAATTGTCATTCGGACTCTGTTGTATGGTGACCCCACTGCAGGTTGGCCATCAATGGTCTCTATCTTCTTACTGGTTAGCGGAGTTATTTTACTCTCACTCGGAATCATTGGTAAATATATTGGCAAAATTTTCATTGAGGTGAAGAATCGACCGGTTTATATCATCAAAGAGAAGAAATAGCAAAAAACAAGAGTTAGTAGTCCGACGGACTTACTAACTCTTGTTTTTGTGTGTTGAGATTAGGAAACTAGTCCCGTTGCATGTCACTACTTGTTTAATTGTGTTCCCTGCAACAACTTGTTTAATTGTGTTCCCTGCAACAACTTGTTTAATTGTGTTCCCTGCAACAACTCTTTGCATGTCACTACTTGTTTTTAAATCTCTGTTTCGTTGACTTCAAGATGTCGACCTTCTTCGCATTGCCTTGAACCAAGTCTTTCAAATCAGTCCGAAACTGCCAAATCATGATTAACGTCAACACGAGGAAAACATACATTGTCTCCGTATCACCACGCATCATGTACTGCGCCGTCATCAGGAGCAACGCGAGTATTGGCGGTACAGTGAGATTCTGTGACACTACCAAGACAAACAATGCAACCAAAAGCTCGATTAGACCGAGCCGCCAATCAAAAATCAGCATGAACAGGACGCTAACTGCCACACCTTTACCACCCTTAAATTTCTGCCAGATTGGAAAATCATGGCCTAAGGTCAGTCCAAGGCCAGCATATAGCATTGCTAGTTCTGCGTCTGCTGTGAAAATAAATTGGACGAGTACGAGTGCCACGAGTGTCTTAAACAAGTCACCAATTAGTACCAATATCCCAGCCTTTTTGCCTAGAACAGCACCAACATTCGCCGTACCCGGATTGCCCGAGCCAAACTCGGTCGGTGCCGGCTGGCCGAAAAACTTGGCCACCACAAAAGCTGACAAGATATTACCAAATGCATATCCTATCAGTAATGAAACTATTCTCACTATCATCAATTCACCCATTAATTTGTGCCATCCCAAATCACACCAGGATTACTCTTCGAATAGATTGTGAATGGTTGTGTATAAACACCGCTGTGCCAATCAAACGTTGTATTCTGCTCATTCTGGTAAGTCTCATTATTATCCAATGTCTCAGTCTCAAGGCCCATCTGCTCCCTGATCAAGTCCGAGATTCGCTGAAGTTCAGTCGTTGCCATAATCTGGTATGATGCATCCCCGATAAACGCGGGCGTACCATGCAGATAATCACTCTTCATATTATCCGCTGCACTAGTATAGTTACGCATAATACTTATCATGTTGTTAAAGGTTAGATTAGTACGCACATTATCCTCAAAGGAGTCAAGGATGGTCTCCAGGTTCTTGACCGTGTTCAATGAAATTGCGTTTTTTACAATAGACTTAATCACCTGACGTTGACGCTTCTGACGCCCATAATCATTCTCGGGGTCATCATAACGCATCCGAGCATACGCCAATGCCTGTGCACCATTCAGATGCATTGGGCCCTTCGTAAACGTGTAGCCGCCGTAGGAAAATGTGAATGGTACCTGAACGTCCACACCGTCAACCGCGTTGACAATCTTCTCAAGCCCGGCCATATTAACCTCGACATAATACTTCAATGGTACATTCACAAGGGCGCTAACGGTGTTCATCGCCATCTTGGCCTTACCAATACTGTAGGCAGCATTAATCTTCTGCACGTTAAAACTGCTAGTGCCGATCATCTCAGCCATCGTATCACGGGGTACACTGAACAGCGCTGAGCGTTTATTCTGAGCATCAATCGTCGCAACAATAATTGTATCGGTATTTGAAATCTCATCGCTCCGACCGAACTTACCAGTATCTGTACCTAGTAACAGAATCGAAACGGGATTCTTACCATCAAAAAAGCCAGGATCAACATTAACAGCATTCTTAGAATCATATGTTTTATCAACCGCGTTTTTCGCTCTAAAGTATGTATAACCCGCATATGTACCAAAGCCAATCAGCAGCAAAATCAACACAATCAATATGTTTCTCAGAAAATGATGTTTTTTCGGTTCTCTGGCCAAATTATCATTCTTGTGTAACTCAGCCCGCGTCATCGTTGATTTATCATTCTCGCTCATGAACGTTCCTCATTCTTCTCATGTCTAACGGTATTATAGCAAGAAACTAACGAAAATGAAGAATTATTGTCATTTCTTAAGAAAAATAATATTAAAAACCACCTAAAGCTCTCTTTACTCGGAGGTTAGGTGGTCAATAATGCCTACTAAATTTTAAAGAAGTTTCATCATATAAGAACCGTTGTACTTAGAGCCCGGTTCGAGGGTCACATTACCCTCCTTCGTCAGCCAATCGGTTGGCTCACCGTGGACATCAGGTAATCCATTAAACGGCTCAATACACAGAAATGGTTCCTCGGCGTTCTCCATCGTCCAAAGTGTGACATACGGGAAGTCTTCAAGCGTCAATTCAATGCTGTGTTCGGACTGTGGACTGCTTAACTTGATTGCCGTCAATCCCTGATTAGCAATAATAATCAGTCCGTCATCAAACGTCTCATGCGTGAGCGGCAGTGTAGAACCGCGTCCGGCAGTCAAATCAACTACTTTACCGGTTCTAAAAGGTGCTGGTCCAATCTCAAACTTCTGTAATTGTGGTACCTCAGGTGAGACTGTGATTTGATAATCCGAGAAGGCCAACTGGTCACCATTCATTGGTACGTTGAAGCCAGGATGTGAGCCCAATGCAAACGGCATTAACTCCGTTGAATTATTAATGACTTCGTATGACGTAATCAAATTTGACTCACTCAACTGATATGTCACGCTTAGTGAGAATTGGAACGGAAACTTCACTAATGTTTCTGGATTATCCGTCAAAGTGAGTGTCACGTGGTCATCGCCCTTATCAACCGGCGTCCATGCATAGTCGCGCGCAAAGCCATGTTGCGTCATCGGATACGTTTTCTCGTTTAATACATATTGGTCCTCATTTGAACGACCAATGGCTGGAAACAGAATTGGTGCATGCCGTTTCCAGGCGGTACCATTCCAAATAAAATCAAAATTATCATTTTTTTGAATAATATGAGTAATCTCGGCCCCAACTTCATTAATTTCAACCTGTAAAAATTCATTCTCAATTGAAAGCATTCTTGTCCCCATTCTAAAAGCCAACCGGCAAGAAATGAACGGGACCCAAACCGTTCTAGTTGAAACATCTAGACCAATTGACGCAATTATTTATTATTTTACCACATAAAAAACAATGTCGTTAACACATTGTCATTTTTCTCTATTTATTTTGTTAGACCAATCTTTCTATAGCGTAGCATGTAATAGATCCACGAGATTAAAAAGCCAATAATGCTTGGAATAATCCAGGTTAAGCCAATGTCATAGAATGGTAAGTGGCTCTGAATATTGGCAATTGCTTGGCCAAATGCGCTACCACTAATTTGCTTCGGTAACTTCACCACAAAGTCTAGTAAGGCGGGAACAATCGTCAACAAGAGCGTCCCCCGATAGAGCTGCTTAGCAGCAGGTGCATCGTAGACCGTGAGCCCCAGTAAGACGAGTACGATCACAATTGGGTAGAGGAACATCAGGATAGGAACCGACCAACGAATTAGTTTCTCCAGTCCGATGTTCGCTACCCC
This window harbors:
- a CDS encoding glycosyltransferase family 2 protein; this translates as MNKLTIVIPAFNEQEVLKTTLVTLLQIEDDLISESKIAEDSNILVVDDGSKDNTWEILRELNSENYRFTGIKFSRNFGHQDALVAGMSEAIETSDMIVTIDADLQDNPNVIKIMVDRFNEGNEVVYGVRNNREQDTWFKRTTAQGYYRILNILGVKVVPNHADFRLMSKRAVETLLEYKERNLFLRGIIPMLGYKSVKVYYKRTPRLAGESKYPLKKMLAFAWDGITSLTIAPVRAILILGILFSLFGMIAFVYSVIVKLIGKANEGWSSLMISIWIIGGFQMISLGVIGEYIGKVTTEVKHRPRYTIEERIGK
- a CDS encoding LCP family protein, coding for MSENDKSTMTRAELHKNDNLAREPKKHHFLRNILIVLILLLIGFGTYAGYTYFRAKNAVDKTYDSKNAVNVDPGFFDGKNPVSILLLGTDTGKFGRSDEISNTDTIIVATIDAQNKRSALFSVPRDTMAEMIGTSSFNVQKINAAYSIGKAKMAMNTVSALVNVPLKYYVEVNMAGLEKIVNAVDGVDVQVPFTFSYGGYTFTKGPMHLNGAQALAYARMRYDDPENDYGRQKRQRQVIKSIVKNAISLNTVKNLETILDSFEDNVRTNLTFNNMISIMRNYTSAADNMKSDYLHGTPAFIGDASYQIMATTELQRISDLIREQMGLETETLDNNETYQNEQNTTFDWHSGVYTQPFTIYSKSNPGVIWDGTN
- a CDS encoding glycerol-3-phosphate acyltransferase, whose product is MVRIVSLLIGYAFGNILSAFVVAKFFGQPAPTEFGSGNPGTANVGAVLGKKAGILVLIGDLFKTLVALVLVQFIFTADAELAMLYAGLGLTLGHDFPIWQKFKGGKGVAVSVLFMLIFDWRLGLIELLVALFVLVVSQNLTVPPILALLLMTAQYMMRGDTETMYVFLVLTLIMIWQFRTDLKDLVQGNAKKVDILKSTKQRFKNK
- a CDS encoding glycosyltransferase family 2 protein, with amino-acid sequence MTQKVSIIVPCYNEQESVPLFYTAISKVFSNIDYEIELLYVDDGSSDDTLNSIRKVQKLDPDHVHYLTFSRNFGKEAAMYAGLQNVTGDYVGIMDVDLQDPPELIPKMLAEIENNNYDVVGSRRVTRAGEPKIRSFFARMFYKLINKISETEIVDGARDFRIMTRQVVNSILTVTEYNRFSKGIFSWVGYKTKYLEYENRDRVAGETSWSFWKLLQYSIDGIISFSEAPLSIAVWVGLATSIGSLVAIFIIVIRTLLYGDPTAGWPSMVSIFLLVSGVILLSLGIIGKYIGKIFIEVKNRPVYIIKEKK
- a CDS encoding aldose 1-epimerase family protein; protein product: MLSIENEFLQVEINEVGAEITHIIQKNDNFDFIWNGTAWKRHAPILFPAIGRSNEDQYVLNEKTYPMTQHGFARDYAWTPVDKGDDHVTLTLTDNPETLVKFPFQFSLSVTYQLSESNLITSYEVINNSTELMPFALGSHPGFNVPMNGDQLAFSDYQITVSPEVPQLQKFEIGPAPFRTGKVVDLTAGRGSTLPLTHETFDDGLIIIANQGLTAIKLSSPQSEHSIELTLEDFPYVTLWTMENAEEPFLCIEPFNGLPDVHGEPTDWLTKEGNVTLEPGSKYNGSYMMKLL